One genomic window of Desulfovibrio aminophilus DSM 12254 includes the following:
- a CDS encoding universal stress protein: protein MTFDDILVPVDGSDASLTAARHARALAEAFGGRVTLVHVVPNAAYLVGDAIIVPPLLLNELDENGKVVMEKARAVFQGFTGELAEETLHGDPGAAVSALAKERGCTLVIMGRRGLGGLAGLLLGSVSNYVLHNTACPTLIVKETGFAGV from the coding sequence ATGACCTTCGACGACATCCTCGTGCCCGTGGACGGCTCCGACGCCTCGCTCACGGCGGCCCGCCACGCCCGCGCGCTGGCCGAAGCCTTCGGCGGCCGGGTCACGCTGGTCCACGTGGTGCCCAACGCGGCCTATCTCGTGGGCGACGCCATCATCGTGCCGCCGCTGCTGCTGAACGAGCTGGACGAGAACGGCAAGGTCGTCATGGAGAAGGCCCGGGCCGTGTTCCAGGGTTTCACCGGCGAACTGGCCGAGGAGACGCTCCACGGCGACCCGGGCGCGGCCGTGTCCGCCCTGGCCAAGGAACGCGGCTGCACCCTGGTGATCATGGGCCGCCGGGGCCTGGGCGGGCTGGCGGGCCTGCTGCTCGGCAGCGTCAGCAACTACGTCCTGCACAACACCGCCTGCCCCACGCTCATCGTCAAGGAGACCGGCTTCGCCGGGGTATAG